The following are encoded together in the Vibrio splendidus genome:
- a CDS encoding sodium-dependent transporter: MATSNTTTTPRDTWGSKLGFVMAAAGSAVGLGNIWKFPYTAGESGGGAFVAIYLFFVIFIGFSVMLTEFAIGRHTQKSAVGAFKSTDRRWTFAGVIGVVSGLLIMGFYPVVGGWSIAYIGKIAGGLLDAPEAIGDSFGGFISNPVQPLMWMGLYLLLNVVIVMKGISGGIEKAGKILMPLLFIILIVVSIKGLMLPGAMAGLEFLFSPDFSKVDSGVILAALGQAFFSLSLGMGCMLTYGSYLKKKENLVQTTAMVTAMDTGVAILAGVAMFPAMFAFGMEPAAGPGLVFVVVPQLFAEMGGVVGLLFALMFFVGLSVAALTSSVSLLEVVVSYLIDEKGMKRVTAVLSASVVMAILCIFASLSLGGFGPTLFGTGAFDIFDLLTDKIFLAVGGMLVCIFAGWRLNRADLEKEITNDGEVSFPLFGLWYTLVKYIIPVAIAIVAFMGISSGFDSGKGAIMLLGIGIIAGSAVISKKL; encoded by the coding sequence GTGGCTACTAGTAATACAACCACAACACCCCGCGATACCTGGGGTTCGAAGTTAGGATTCGTAATGGCTGCAGCAGGTTCTGCTGTTGGTCTAGGTAACATCTGGAAATTCCCTTACACAGCAGGCGAAAGTGGCGGCGGTGCATTCGTTGCAATTTACCTGTTTTTTGTAATCTTCATCGGTTTCAGTGTCATGCTGACTGAATTTGCGATTGGCCGTCATACGCAAAAATCAGCAGTAGGTGCATTTAAATCAACTGACCGTCGTTGGACGTTCGCTGGTGTTATCGGCGTAGTCAGTGGTCTACTAATCATGGGTTTCTACCCTGTAGTAGGTGGCTGGTCTATCGCATACATCGGTAAGATTGCTGGTGGTCTACTAGACGCACCTGAAGCAATTGGTGACAGCTTCGGTGGCTTTATCTCAAACCCAGTTCAACCACTTATGTGGATGGGCCTATACCTACTACTTAACGTTGTCATCGTTATGAAAGGTATTTCTGGCGGTATTGAGAAAGCGGGTAAGATTCTGATGCCACTTCTTTTCATCATCCTTATCGTGGTATCAATCAAAGGCCTAATGCTTCCGGGCGCGATGGCTGGTCTTGAATTCCTATTCAGCCCTGACTTCTCTAAAGTAGACAGCGGTGTAATTCTAGCTGCACTAGGTCAAGCATTCTTCTCACTATCTCTTGGTATGGGTTGTATGTTGACTTACGGTTCTTACCTTAAGAAGAAAGAGAACCTAGTTCAAACTACAGCTATGGTTACGGCGATGGATACAGGCGTTGCTATCCTAGCTGGTGTAGCTATGTTCCCTGCAATGTTCGCATTCGGTATGGAACCTGCAGCGGGTCCTGGTCTAGTATTCGTTGTTGTTCCTCAGCTATTCGCTGAAATGGGCGGCGTAGTTGGTCTTCTATTTGCTCTAATGTTCTTCGTTGGTCTAAGTGTTGCGGCACTAACTTCTTCAGTATCTCTACTTGAAGTTGTGGTTTCGTACCTAATCGATGAGAAAGGCATGAAGCGTGTGACTGCAGTACTGTCTGCAAGTGTAGTGATGGCGATTCTATGTATCTTCGCTTCTCTATCACTTGGCGGCTTCGGTCCAACATTGTTTGGTACTGGTGCATTCGATATCTTCGACTTACTAACGGATAAAATCTTCCTAGCAGTTGGCGGTATGTTGGTATGTATCTTCGCTGGTTGGAGACTAAACCGTGCTGACCTAGAGAAAGAAATCACTAACGACGGTGAAGTATCTTTCCCTCTATTCGGTCTATGGTACACACTTGTTAAGTACATCATCCCAGTAGCTATCGCTATCGTAGCGTTCATGGGTATCTCTTCTGGCTTCGACAGCGGTAAAGGTGCAATCATGCTACTAGGTATTGGTATCATTGCTGGCTCTGCGGTCATCTCTAAGAAGTTATAG
- a CDS encoding methyl-accepting chemotaxis protein: MKLSVRKKLYAGFGSILAVLVTLVGIVWIEVIGAHKSADEIRMDDVPGTVTYLVLIDEAGDVYRDALGAITQADNALNDYRTNKNEFAQAIKEAKRLESRGSEDHRRIERIEDLMGRFTQEFESKLVPMINDESALLSNIQQLRSLYESNLIPVENLLDQASASERADTEQSLLVLTDSFTTIERTIMVLSAIAIVFGCVIAFVLSSSITNRLTRVEQVARRVANGDLTAGDIVDDSGDELADLATSINQMQKSLVDLLGSISSVTNQVQSVTGELSSISQDIVSGASAQADKANLIATAAEELSLTISEVAQQGTSTYEEARRSETSAEDGRNVIVEMVASIQQVSTQMSDMSVQMNTLGSHGEQIGSVIKVIEDIAGQTNLLALNAAIEAARAGEFGRGFAVVADEVRALAERTTKATQEVSGIIQSIQSGTQEAVTYTQDNCRLVEIGVEQSSGAVSALEAIVSGAGNVQSMVNSIATAAEEQTAVTKEIAADITAISDISEQSLQLATRSSENTSGLNAKVAELEALVGKFKLA, translated from the coding sequence GTGAAATTGTCAGTTAGGAAGAAGTTGTACGCCGGGTTTGGCTCTATATTGGCGGTGCTTGTCACGTTAGTCGGTATTGTATGGATAGAAGTCATTGGAGCTCACAAGAGCGCTGATGAAATTAGGATGGATGATGTACCGGGAACGGTGACCTACCTTGTATTGATAGATGAAGCCGGGGATGTTTATCGCGATGCACTTGGTGCGATTACTCAGGCCGACAATGCGCTTAATGATTATCGAACCAACAAGAATGAATTTGCTCAGGCTATTAAAGAAGCAAAACGTTTAGAGAGTCGAGGTTCAGAAGACCATCGCCGTATTGAGCGAATTGAAGACCTGATGGGGCGCTTTACTCAAGAGTTTGAATCTAAGCTTGTACCTATGATCAACGATGAGTCTGCGCTGTTATCGAATATCCAGCAGCTTCGCTCCTTATATGAGAGCAATCTAATCCCGGTTGAAAACTTACTGGACCAAGCGTCTGCAAGTGAGCGTGCCGATACAGAACAATCGCTGCTTGTATTAACCGATTCGTTTACCACCATCGAACGTACCATCATGGTGTTGTCTGCCATTGCGATTGTGTTTGGTTGTGTGATTGCGTTTGTATTATCTAGCTCCATCACTAACCGTCTAACTCGTGTTGAACAAGTTGCGCGACGCGTGGCAAATGGCGACCTTACTGCTGGAGATATTGTTGATGATTCTGGCGATGAACTGGCCGATCTCGCTACGTCGATTAACCAGATGCAGAAATCTTTGGTCGACCTATTGGGTTCAATCTCTTCTGTGACGAACCAAGTTCAATCGGTGACAGGTGAGCTATCATCAATCAGTCAAGACATCGTTTCTGGTGCCTCTGCACAAGCTGATAAAGCTAACCTGATTGCGACTGCCGCAGAAGAGCTAAGCTTGACTATTTCGGAAGTCGCTCAGCAAGGTACTTCTACTTATGAAGAGGCGCGTCGCTCAGAAACGTCAGCAGAAGATGGCCGTAACGTGATTGTTGAAATGGTGGCAAGTATCCAACAAGTGTCGACTCAAATGAGCGACATGTCGGTACAAATGAATACGCTAGGTTCACATGGTGAACAGATTGGCAGCGTTATTAAGGTAATCGAAGACATCGCTGGGCAAACTAACCTACTGGCGCTGAATGCTGCGATTGAAGCGGCACGTGCTGGCGAGTTTGGACGTGGCTTTGCAGTGGTTGCTGATGAAGTACGAGCACTGGCAGAGAGAACGACCAAAGCGACTCAAGAAGTGTCTGGTATCATTCAGTCGATTCAATCTGGTACGCAAGAAGCGGTGACTTACACTCAAGATAACTGTCGTCTAGTTGAGATTGGTGTTGAGCAAAGCTCTGGCGCAGTTTCGGCGCTAGAAGCGATTGTAAGTGGTGCTGGAAACGTACAAAGCATGGTCAATTCTATCGCTACCGCGGCAGAAGAACAGACAGCGGTGACCAAAGAAATTGCAGCGGATATTACGGCGATCAGTGATATTTCTGAGCAGTCTTTGCAATTAGCGACTCGCAGCTCTGAAAATACCTCAGGCTTGAACGCTAAAGTTGCTGAGCTAGAAGCATTAGTCGGTAAGTTCAAACTAGCGTAG
- a CDS encoding ABC transporter permease, which translates to MLRALYFVVIAVCIIPTIPGVAGVVASSLSFIPPLGLNEPTLNGFSQVFQWEGAWHSIGLSLGSAIASSYIACFLTFCILQASWGNKFWRKIELTLSPMLAIPHVAFAIGFAFLFSPTGLGARAVHHLLGESATSSELALLIKDPYAFGLIIMLALKEVPFLLLMSISILQQIDVERITKVSASLGYSRAQIWWKCIFPQWFTKLRFPMLAVLAYSVSVVDIALIIGPTNPPTFAVLVWQWFNDPDLNLLPRAAAGAIVLFGLASLIIALARLVEWAILKYFRTWQYSGRTGANLPGKTVFTALAALSLMIIPLMIIWSFAQRWRFPDLLPSRYSMRFWEFEWDGIMSTVGQSLWIGLIAASTALLLALIAHEYRIKYKWQVPGFIIAIPMLIPQLSVLFGMQVTTLYVGSSAYEFWVIWAHVFFAFPFVYLSLDGPWKSFNDGLIKASLSLGKSPFQSWYSIKLPILLPAIAFAWAVGISVSLAQYLPTLMLGAGRISTITTEAVALTSGFDRRVTAIYAIWQALLPLFFFSLAILVSRLQLRYRRLTFKGFLTNESAPQRPRHP; encoded by the coding sequence ATGCTTCGCGCTCTATATTTTGTTGTTATAGCGGTATGTATCATCCCAACCATTCCTGGGGTAGCGGGAGTCGTGGCTTCGTCACTGAGTTTCATCCCGCCCTTAGGTTTAAACGAGCCAACACTCAACGGGTTTAGCCAAGTCTTTCAATGGGAAGGGGCTTGGCACTCTATTGGCTTAAGCCTAGGCTCAGCAATTGCAAGCAGCTATATAGCCTGCTTCTTGACCTTTTGTATTCTTCAAGCCTCTTGGGGAAACAAGTTTTGGAGAAAGATTGAGTTAACGCTATCGCCAATGCTTGCCATTCCGCATGTGGCTTTCGCTATCGGCTTTGCTTTTTTGTTTAGCCCAACAGGGCTTGGCGCAAGAGCCGTGCATCACTTACTTGGTGAATCGGCTACAAGCTCTGAATTGGCTTTGCTGATAAAAGATCCTTACGCGTTTGGCCTAATCATAATGCTCGCACTCAAAGAAGTTCCTTTCTTGTTGCTGATGAGCATATCGATACTTCAACAAATTGATGTAGAACGTATCACTAAGGTGAGTGCATCACTCGGTTACAGCCGCGCTCAGATCTGGTGGAAGTGTATTTTCCCGCAATGGTTTACTAAGCTTCGCTTCCCAATGCTGGCTGTGCTCGCCTATAGCGTATCGGTTGTCGACATAGCTCTGATCATTGGCCCAACCAACCCGCCGACTTTTGCCGTTTTAGTATGGCAATGGTTCAACGATCCAGATCTTAATCTACTACCACGAGCTGCTGCTGGTGCGATCGTTTTATTTGGCTTGGCTTCGTTGATCATCGCCTTGGCGCGATTAGTTGAATGGGCAATTCTTAAATATTTTCGAACGTGGCAGTATTCAGGAAGAACAGGGGCTAACTTACCGGGGAAAACCGTATTCACAGCTCTTGCAGCTTTGTCACTGATGATCATTCCTTTGATGATTATCTGGAGTTTTGCTCAGCGCTGGCGCTTCCCTGATTTACTGCCTAGCCGCTACAGCATGCGCTTCTGGGAATTCGAGTGGGATGGCATCATGAGCACCGTTGGTCAAAGCTTATGGATTGGTCTGATTGCTGCTTCAACCGCTTTGTTGCTTGCGCTGATTGCTCACGAATACAGAATCAAATACAAGTGGCAAGTCCCAGGCTTTATTATCGCTATTCCAATGTTAATACCTCAACTGTCGGTGTTGTTTGGTATGCAGGTCACAACCCTCTACGTTGGCAGCAGTGCCTATGAGTTCTGGGTGATTTGGGCGCATGTTTTCTTTGCTTTCCCGTTTGTGTATCTGTCTTTGGACGGCCCGTGGAAAAGCTTCAATGATGGGTTGATTAAAGCCTCGCTTAGCCTAGGTAAATCGCCCTTTCAGAGTTGGTATTCGATCAAACTGCCCATTTTGCTTCCTGCCATCGCCTTCGCTTGGGCGGTTGGGATCAGTGTGAGTTTGGCTCAGTACTTGCCGACATTGATGCTCGGTGCTGGTCGTATTAGCACCATCACCACAGAAGCCGTTGCCCTAACCAGTGGTTTCGACCGCAGGGTAACCGCAATTTATGCCATTTGGCAGGCCTTGTTGCCTCTGTTCTTTTTCTCTTTAGCGATATTAGTCAGCCGACTTCAACTTAGATATCGCCGTCTTACTTTTAAAGGTTTTCTTACTAATGAGTCTGCACCTCAACGACCTCGCCATCCATAA
- a CDS encoding ATP-binding cassette domain-containing protein: MSLHLNDLAIHKNGGDSLFSALNVTLESGQILALMGPSGCGKSTLLDAIAGHLNDEFSYSGTVILNDIQLDEIPSHQREVGILFQDDLLFPHLKVWENLAFSLPNSVKGSDRQQQAMEALKDIELTRLAESFPDQISGGQRARISLTRMLLAKPKLALLDEPFSKLDQELRAQFRDWVFEQLTKANIPTLMVTHDQADVPQGAKVLSWPWRSNYAG, from the coding sequence ATGAGTCTGCACCTCAACGACCTCGCCATCCATAAAAACGGTGGTGATTCGCTGTTTTCAGCGCTAAACGTAACATTAGAATCAGGCCAAATATTGGCGTTGATGGGGCCAAGCGGCTGCGGAAAATCGACTTTGTTAGATGCCATCGCGGGTCACCTGAATGACGAGTTCTCATACTCTGGCACCGTTATTTTGAACGATATTCAGCTAGACGAGATCCCATCGCATCAGCGTGAAGTCGGCATTCTGTTTCAAGATGACTTGTTGTTTCCACACCTAAAAGTATGGGAGAACTTGGCCTTTTCGTTACCAAACTCGGTTAAGGGTTCAGATCGCCAACAACAAGCAATGGAAGCATTAAAAGACATTGAACTGACCCGCTTGGCTGAGTCGTTTCCCGACCAAATATCTGGCGGCCAGCGAGCAAGAATTAGCTTAACTCGTATGCTATTGGCGAAACCGAAATTGGCGTTGCTTGATGAGCCGTTTAGTAAGCTCGACCAAGAACTTAGAGCCCAGTTTCGTGACTGGGTATTTGAGCAACTCACTAAAGCGAATATTCCGACATTAATGGTGACGCACGACCAAGCCGATGTTCCTCAAGGGGCAAAAGTTCTGTCTTGGCCATGGAGAAGTAATTATGCTGGATAA
- a CDS encoding class I SAM-dependent methyltransferase, with protein sequence MEASALPLFFSHIEQQLNEVPNELRRIFHGRGKFWPGLDQLTCDWVDGQLLVNVFKEVDDEFLSSLKAGLVDLTNKDIWQAKQGSSIVLQHRYADGAPSEVLWGKLNDSPVVVEHGLKYQLDIGRNQNFGLFLDMRNGRQWVQDNAKDKNVLNLFAYTCGFSVAAIAGGARQCMNVDMSRGSLNKGRDNHRLNDHDMRSVNFLGYDIFKSWGKIKKGGPYELVIIDPPSFQKGSFALTKDYKKILRRLPDLLTEGGEVIACVNSPAVSPNFLIETMVEEAPSVEFIERLDNPPEFVDVDLDSSLKVLRFKISASADA encoded by the coding sequence ATGGAAGCATCAGCTTTACCTCTGTTTTTTAGTCATATTGAACAGCAACTTAATGAAGTGCCGAATGAACTACGCCGTATTTTTCACGGTCGTGGTAAGTTTTGGCCAGGCCTAGATCAACTGACATGTGATTGGGTTGATGGGCAGTTATTAGTTAACGTATTCAAAGAAGTGGATGACGAATTCTTATCATCTCTTAAAGCTGGATTGGTTGATTTGACTAATAAAGACATCTGGCAAGCAAAGCAGGGCTCCAGTATTGTTCTGCAACATCGTTATGCCGATGGTGCGCCTTCAGAAGTGTTATGGGGCAAACTTAATGATTCACCCGTTGTGGTTGAGCACGGTCTTAAGTACCAACTAGACATTGGTCGTAATCAGAATTTTGGCTTGTTCCTCGACATGCGTAATGGTCGTCAGTGGGTACAAGACAATGCCAAGGATAAGAATGTTCTTAACCTGTTCGCATACACTTGTGGTTTCTCTGTCGCGGCTATCGCTGGTGGCGCTCGCCAATGCATGAACGTAGATATGTCGCGCGGCTCTCTAAATAAAGGCCGTGATAACCACCGCTTGAATGATCACGACATGCGCTCGGTTAACTTCCTTGGTTACGATATCTTTAAGTCGTGGGGGAAAATCAAGAAGGGCGGCCCTTACGAGCTAGTTATCATTGATCCACCTTCGTTCCAAAAAGGCAGCTTTGCTTTAACTAAAGATTACAAAAAGATCTTACGTCGCTTGCCTGATCTTCTAACAGAAGGTGGAGAAGTGATTGCTTGTGTTAACTCACCAGCAGTATCGCCAAACTTCCTAATTGAGACGATGGTAGAAGAAGCGCCAAGCGTTGAATTCATTGAGCGTCTGGACAACCCACCTGAGTTTGTCGATGTCGACCTTGATTCAAGCTTGAAGGTGTTGAGATTTAAAATTAGCGCTTCTGCAGATGCCTAA
- a CDS encoding cystathionine beta-lyase, giving the protein MSENKTTKLITAGRDKKWTNGVVNPPVQRASTVVFNSVEEKRKATINRANKTLFYGRRGTNTHFAFQDAMVEVEGGAGCALYPCGTAAISNAILSFVETGDHILMVDTCYEPTRDFCDTIMKKMGVETTYYEPTIGEGIQDLIKPNTKVLFTESPGSVTMEVQDIPTLARIAHEHDIIVMLDNTWAAGVNFSPFDFGVDISIQAATKYIVGHSDVMLGTAVANEKCWDQLREQSYLMGQCVSPDDAYLALRGIRTLDVRLRQHAESSLKVAKWLETRPEVDHVRHPALESCPGHEFFKRDFTGGNGLFSFVLKNSNTKATTALLDGMTHFSMGYSWGGFESLILANEPNSFDSLRTVANPNFTGTLVRVHIGLEDVDDLIADLEAGLERYNALV; this is encoded by the coding sequence ATGTCCGAGAACAAAACCACTAAACTGATCACTGCTGGTCGTGATAAGAAGTGGACCAATGGTGTCGTTAACCCACCAGTACAGCGCGCCTCTACTGTCGTGTTCAACTCAGTAGAAGAAAAGCGTAAAGCTACGATTAATCGCGCTAATAAAACGCTTTTTTACGGACGCCGTGGAACCAACACTCACTTCGCTTTCCAAGATGCCATGGTTGAAGTCGAGGGCGGCGCAGGCTGTGCACTTTACCCTTGTGGTACTGCAGCCATTTCAAATGCCATTCTTTCTTTTGTAGAAACAGGCGATCATATTCTGATGGTCGACACCTGCTACGAACCGACGCGTGATTTCTGTGACACCATCATGAAGAAGATGGGTGTAGAGACGACCTACTACGAGCCAACGATCGGTGAAGGCATCCAAGACCTTATTAAGCCAAACACTAAGGTGCTGTTTACCGAATCTCCGGGCTCAGTCACCATGGAAGTGCAAGACATTCCAACGCTAGCGCGTATTGCTCATGAACACGACATCATCGTGATGCTAGATAACACATGGGCTGCTGGTGTGAACTTCTCACCGTTTGATTTTGGCGTTGATATCTCGATTCAAGCTGCGACCAAATACATTGTTGGTCACTCTGATGTGATGTTAGGTACTGCTGTTGCCAACGAGAAGTGTTGGGATCAACTAAGAGAACAGAGCTATTTGATGGGGCAATGTGTATCACCAGATGACGCTTACCTTGCCCTTCGTGGTATTCGTACTCTTGACGTTCGACTACGCCAACATGCAGAGAGCAGTTTGAAAGTCGCAAAATGGTTGGAGACTCGACCTGAGGTTGATCATGTTCGTCACCCTGCCCTTGAGTCTTGCCCAGGCCATGAATTCTTCAAACGAGATTTCACTGGTGGTAATGGCTTGTTCTCTTTCGTGCTGAAGAACTCAAATACAAAAGCAACCACAGCGCTGCTTGATGGTATGACGCACTTTAGTATGGGTTACTCATGGGGTGGCTTTGAAAGCTTAATTCTAGCGAACGAACCGAACAGCTTTGATAGCCTAAGAACAGTAGCGAACCCTAACTTCACAGGAACCTTGGTACGTGTTCATATCGGCTTAGAAGACGTTGATGATCTGATTGCAGACCTAGAGGCTGGATTGGAGCGTTACAACGCGCTCGTTTAA
- a CDS encoding CDP-alcohol phosphatidyltransferase family protein: MLDKYSIKIIKWPLNQSAKLLNRFGITANQTTLFGFLVGCLAFPALAFQQYEWALGFIVFNRVCDGLDGALARIQGISDAGGFLDISLDFLFYSLIPFGFVIANPEHNAIAGAFLIFSFIGTGSSFLAFAVMAGKRGIENPVYKHKSLYYMSGLTEGTETIACFIAFCIWPQHFAVIAYTFGAACWLTTFMRIYFGFQTLKNQTN, encoded by the coding sequence ATGCTGGATAAGTACTCTATTAAGATCATTAAGTGGCCATTAAATCAATCAGCCAAACTACTTAATAGATTCGGTATCACAGCCAACCAAACCACCCTGTTTGGGTTTCTGGTTGGATGTTTAGCGTTTCCAGCATTGGCATTTCAACAATACGAATGGGCGTTAGGGTTTATTGTATTTAACAGGGTTTGCGACGGGCTTGATGGAGCCTTGGCTCGAATCCAAGGCATTAGTGATGCGGGCGGTTTCCTCGACATTAGCCTCGATTTTCTTTTCTACTCGTTAATCCCCTTTGGCTTTGTTATCGCCAACCCAGAACACAACGCCATTGCCGGTGCATTTTTGATTTTCTCTTTTATCGGCACAGGCAGTAGCTTTTTAGCGTTTGCGGTTATGGCTGGTAAGCGAGGCATTGAAAACCCAGTCTATAAACATAAGTCTCTCTATTACATGTCTGGACTAACCGAAGGCACAGAAACCATCGCTTGTTTCATTGCTTTCTGTATTTGGCCTCAACACTTTGCAGTTATCGCTTATACCTTTGGCGCTGCGTGTTGGCTGACTACGTTTATGCGTATTTACTTTGGGTTTCAGACACTCAAGAATCAAACCAACTAG
- a CDS encoding TIGR01621 family pseudouridine synthase, with translation MFDILLNHSDFLLINKHPGVSVHKDDGDTMLLQEVAKAINEPKLYLVHRLDKMTSGILLLAKNASAASELSQLFAKREVEKYYLAIGSKKPKKKQGLISGDMERSRRSSWKLLTSKENPAITQFLSATAEPGERLFLCKPYTGRTHQIRVAMKSIGSAIVGDPIYNPSSEADRGYLHAFAIRFTYQSQAYDYVCDPRSLNSLGEKWHQEIVSNGLDNWLEPWSLTWPKLNTK, from the coding sequence ATGTTCGACATTCTTCTGAACCACTCTGATTTTTTACTCATAAACAAACATCCTGGCGTCAGCGTCCATAAAGACGATGGCGATACCATGTTGTTGCAAGAAGTTGCTAAGGCAATCAACGAGCCGAAGTTATACCTAGTCCATCGTCTCGATAAAATGACCTCAGGTATTCTACTGCTGGCAAAAAATGCCTCGGCAGCAAGTGAGCTTTCACAGCTATTTGCAAAGCGTGAAGTTGAGAAGTACTACCTTGCGATTGGTTCGAAGAAGCCTAAGAAAAAGCAGGGGCTGATTTCAGGAGATATGGAGCGTTCACGACGCTCGAGCTGGAAGTTACTGACAAGCAAAGAAAACCCAGCGATTACCCAGTTTTTATCTGCAACGGCTGAACCCGGTGAGCGTCTATTTTTATGTAAACCCTATACGGGGCGAACTCACCAGATCCGTGTCGCGATGAAGTCGATCGGCTCAGCCATTGTTGGTGACCCTATTTATAATCCATCGAGTGAGGCTGACAGAGGTTATCTGCATGCCTTCGCGATTCGATTTACCTATCAATCACAAGCCTACGACTATGTCTGCGATCCAAGAAGCCTAAACTCCTTGGGTGAGAAGTGGCATCAAGAGATCGTGTCTAATGGTTTAGACAACTGGCTTGAACCTTGGTCATTAACTTGGCCAAAGCTAAACACTAAGTGA
- the cls gene encoding cardiolipin synthase codes for MEKLYHFLTLASVALYWVLVAGVTFRVVLKRRSVSVSLAWLMVIYIIPIVGVACYFLFGELNLGRKRAERAHRMFTPFGDWFRQLNDCQVHLPGKVGSPIHKIDELCNNRMGIPALSGNTLSLQASPNEILHAIIEDIENAQTSIKMVFYIWHPGGLTDSVASALIRAAKRGVDVKVLLDSAGSPRFFKSHWRSMMKDAGVQVVQALEVSPWRIFLRRLDLRQHRKIIVIDESIAYTGSMNMVDPAHFKQSSGVGQWIDVMVRVTGPTVNVLSAIHGWDWEVETGERILPDLPECPIEEIMTHHPVQVVPSGPGMPEYLILQVLTIAINQANRSVRITTPYFVPSADLLETLKMTAQRGVNVELIIPHNNDSLMVKWASRAFYTELLEAGVKIYEFYGGLLHTKSVVIDEEFCLIGTVNIDMRSLWLNFEVTLAVDDVHFTKQLFDLQQSYIESSHPVELEQWEQRNLRNRFFERLFYLFNPLL; via the coding sequence GTGGAAAAGCTCTACCATTTTTTAACTTTAGCTTCCGTTGCTTTGTACTGGGTTCTCGTCGCCGGTGTGACCTTTCGTGTCGTACTAAAACGACGCTCTGTCAGCGTTTCTCTCGCGTGGTTGATGGTTATCTACATTATCCCGATTGTTGGCGTGGCCTGTTACTTCCTTTTCGGCGAGCTAAACCTAGGTAGAAAGAGGGCTGAGCGCGCACATCGCATGTTTACTCCGTTCGGTGATTGGTTCCGCCAATTAAATGATTGTCAGGTTCACCTCCCAGGTAAAGTTGGCTCCCCAATCCACAAGATTGATGAGCTTTGTAATAATCGAATGGGTATTCCTGCACTTAGTGGAAACACACTTTCACTGCAAGCTTCACCCAATGAGATCCTTCACGCAATTATCGAAGATATAGAAAACGCACAAACCAGTATCAAAATGGTTTTCTATATTTGGCATCCTGGTGGTCTAACCGACTCCGTAGCCTCTGCACTGATTCGAGCGGCCAAGCGTGGCGTAGATGTTAAGGTTTTACTCGATTCAGCAGGTAGTCCACGCTTTTTCAAAAGCCATTGGCGTTCAATGATGAAAGACGCAGGTGTGCAAGTTGTGCAAGCATTAGAAGTAAGCCCATGGCGTATTTTCTTACGTCGCCTTGATTTAAGACAGCACCGTAAGATCATCGTGATTGATGAATCCATCGCCTATACCGGTTCAATGAATATGGTGGATCCGGCGCATTTCAAGCAGAGTTCAGGCGTTGGTCAATGGATCGACGTAATGGTCCGAGTCACGGGGCCAACCGTTAACGTGCTTTCGGCTATTCATGGTTGGGATTGGGAAGTAGAAACAGGCGAACGCATTCTTCCTGATTTACCTGAATGCCCGATTGAAGAAATAATGACGCACCATCCGGTTCAGGTCGTTCCGTCTGGCCCTGGTATGCCGGAATATTTGATCCTACAAGTTCTGACTATTGCCATTAATCAAGCCAATCGTTCTGTGCGCATCACTACGCCTTATTTTGTACCGAGTGCCGACTTGTTAGAGACGCTTAAAATGACAGCGCAAAGGGGCGTAAACGTCGAACTGATCATTCCGCATAACAACGATTCATTGATGGTTAAATGGGCTTCTCGCGCTTTCTATACAGAGTTACTTGAAGCTGGCGTTAAGATTTACGAATTTTACGGTGGCCTTCTTCACACCAAATCGGTAGTGATTGATGAAGAGTTTTGCTTAATCGGAACGGTCAATATCGACATGCGTAGCCTTTGGCTAAACTTCGAAGTGACGCTAGCCGTTGATGACGTACACTTCACCAAGCAACTGTTTGATTTGCAGCAATCCTATATTGAATCATCTCATCCAGTGGAATTGGAGCAATGGGAGCAGAGAAATTTACGTAACCGCTTCTTCGAACGATTGTTCTATTTGTTCAATCCCCTGCTGTAA